One genomic window of Halovivax cerinus includes the following:
- a CDS encoding DUF4129 domain-containing protein, whose amino-acid sequence MIRRVPLRRVAVATRPAVFGVTVSLVLAVALFSGPAGVVGLVDASNPGEPTGPTDTPDHGSENRTDRHQNPASYGEAGDAEALAEWYELRLVDRLNESAALLREGAYARSNQTLGERFWEQHAAYEDVAATAGREETATLFEEIRNEQAAMTSLLASYEESMDEYDSAIEAGDDELARERARELESLSTEINASKETISDQYDELEGNTDANFSDVRESVDEATEELRGSQADIRREAFELTALTVRARSTQISYSDPLRARGTLVSESGEPVADDEITLEVGNQTLTTRTDARGRFTVTYRPISVYASTESLSVTYRPNRSSPYLGSRTSVPVSIDRETPTIEVPTSDAASIAFGDEFAVSTDVTLGGEPVDGLPLNVSLGGTVLGTAETTDGSVELSQTLPADIADGHRTLAASVPFEGRAIAPASASTTVRVEPTTPSLSIDHSQRGDELAVSGSLSGDGHPIVDRSITIAIDDRATTVTTAGDGTFTTTVPAPTTVGEHTVSAALDGSGTNLESVETAETLTVTAPSAASITPRLVVLLAAVGAVLVPLTTRWWRRRRETRRTAIESRPQSSVVVASTPERSRPDQLFDRAVGALDAMRVDEAVQTAYAAVRRQLESGVDDRDGLTHWEFYRAYEASSDTHADRLATLTATYERATFEPVSVGPDAARRALSCAEALCDSHEDPAGRYATTEPPDDRVRRRDHGRER is encoded by the coding sequence GTGATCCGTCGCGTCCCCCTCCGGCGGGTAGCCGTCGCCACACGTCCGGCAGTGTTCGGCGTGACCGTCTCCCTCGTGCTGGCCGTCGCCCTGTTCTCCGGACCGGCAGGAGTCGTCGGTCTCGTGGATGCGTCGAACCCAGGTGAGCCGACCGGTCCGACCGACACGCCGGACCACGGGTCCGAAAACCGGACGGACCGGCACCAGAACCCGGCGTCCTACGGGGAAGCCGGGGACGCCGAAGCGCTGGCCGAGTGGTACGAACTGCGGCTCGTCGATCGACTCAACGAGAGCGCGGCGTTGCTCCGCGAGGGTGCGTACGCCCGCTCGAACCAGACTCTGGGCGAGCGATTCTGGGAGCAACACGCGGCGTACGAAGACGTCGCGGCGACGGCCGGCCGCGAGGAGACGGCGACGCTGTTCGAGGAAATTCGGAACGAACAGGCTGCGATGACGTCACTTCTCGCGTCGTACGAAGAGTCGATGGACGAGTACGACAGCGCCATCGAGGCTGGAGACGACGAACTCGCACGTGAGCGCGCTCGCGAACTCGAATCGCTCTCGACCGAGATCAACGCCTCGAAGGAGACCATCTCGGACCAGTACGACGAACTCGAAGGGAACACGGACGCGAACTTCTCCGACGTGCGCGAGTCCGTCGACGAGGCAACCGAGGAGTTGCGCGGCTCTCAGGCGGATATCCGCCGCGAGGCGTTCGAATTGACCGCGCTCACGGTGCGGGCGCGATCCACCCAGATCTCGTACAGTGATCCCCTCCGGGCGCGGGGGACCCTCGTGAGCGAATCGGGCGAACCCGTCGCCGACGACGAGATCACCCTCGAGGTCGGAAACCAGACACTGACGACGCGAACTGACGCTCGGGGCCGATTCACCGTCACGTACCGGCCGATCTCCGTCTACGCCTCGACAGAGTCGCTGTCGGTCACGTACCGTCCAAACCGGTCGTCTCCGTACCTCGGGAGCCGGACTTCGGTTCCAGTGTCGATCGATCGAGAGACGCCGACGATAGAGGTGCCGACGAGCGACGCCGCGTCGATCGCGTTCGGGGACGAGTTCGCCGTCTCGACCGACGTGACGCTCGGCGGGGAGCCGGTCGATGGACTCCCGCTCAACGTATCACTCGGTGGAACGGTGCTCGGAACCGCTGAGACGACCGATGGATCGGTCGAACTCTCCCAGACGCTTCCCGCAGATATCGCCGACGGCCACCGCACGCTGGCCGCCTCCGTTCCGTTCGAGGGACGGGCCATCGCGCCAGCGTCCGCGTCGACGACGGTTCGCGTCGAACCGACCACGCCATCGCTCTCGATCGACCACTCACAGCGGGGTGACGAGCTCGCCGTCTCCGGCTCGCTCAGTGGCGACGGACACCCGATCGTGGACCGATCGATCACGATCGCGATCGACGACCGGGCGACGACGGTGACGACCGCCGGGGACGGAACGTTCACGACGACGGTCCCGGCACCGACGACGGTCGGCGAGCACACCGTATCCGCCGCACTGGACGGCAGCGGAACGAATCTCGAGTCCGTCGAGACGGCCGAGACGCTCACCGTGACGGCCCCGTCTGCAGCATCGATCACGCCCCGACTCGTCGTCCTGCTTGCCGCTGTCGGCGCGGTACTCGTCCCGCTCACGACGCGCTGGTGGCGGCGTCGACGAGAGACGAGGCGAACGGCGATCGAATCCCGTCCACAGTCGTCAGTCGTCGTCGCGTCGACCCCGGAGCGATCACGGCCCGATCAACTCTTCGATCGGGCCGTCGGGGCGCTGGACGCGATGCGGGTCGACGAGGCGGTGCAGACCGCGTACGCCGCCGTCAGACGGCAGCTCGAATCGGGCGTCGACGACCGTGACGGCCTCACGCACTGGGAGTTCTACCGCGCCTACGAAGCGTCGTCCGACACCCACGCCGATCGATTGGCCACGCTGACCGCGACCTACGAGCGGGCGACGTTCGAACCGGTTTCCGTCGGCCCCGATGCGGCACGTCGGGCGTTATCGTGCGCTGAAGCCCTCTGTGATAGCCACGAGGATCCAGCGGGCCGATACGCGACGACAGAGCCACCCGACGATCGCGTTCGGAGACGCGATCACGGACGAGAACGGTGA